The DNA window gaagtgaacgtgggggcgcatcctaagcggattgattaacgccagaaactttacacACTTTATCACTGCTTTCGTGTTCAAAATTGATGACAACACCTTGATTTCAATTCAAGTTTTCTGAACCGTTTTGCCGTTCAGTTTGGCTCGTTCAAAGGCATtgagttcgtttttttcacaGACATCAGGTAATAGGTTTCACTCCGTTTTTTCTCGCAGGAAAGTGGAAATCAAAAGTTGTAATCCTATCTTTTCTAAAACTCTGAATTAGACGGCAAACGACCTAGCATCTATCAGCGAACAAAATCACGCGCTGCCGAGTTCTGCGAGGGTGAATCTATCTTTCTGGTACGCACTGTGCCATATACGTTTTCGCGGACATGGAGACGGGAAGATGAGAAACATAGTTGTAATACAAACACGCACATAATCAATCGATGAATGCTTTTGATTCTGCAATTAGCCAATTTTGTTGGGAAGTGCATGATAGGGTTGAAGAACGAAGTGCTTGTGAGCTTGCAGAATGCTAAACGTTTACCCACACAGcgcttattttttctacaaatggAAGGAGAACGGAAAGAAACGGAAGTAAAAGCCAAGGTGTCACTATCACAGTTATTTCCAGTCAGTTATTCAGCACCTCTTGCGTAAAAATACTTGGATGCAAACTTACAAATAGAAACTCTGATAATTTGCACATCATTCTGTCAAAGCAATTAAGTTCGATGATTCCCAAATGGTGTTCGATATCATCTGCGGTTATTCTGCCTTCATCGATACCGTGTTCCAGAATGGTAATAATGACGTGTGCTGTACTTCCAGATAGAGCACCACGAGCCCAAGCGTCGTGCACCTGTATAAAAACTGTGATGAGTGTTTCTCTCTTTAAGTAGCTCTAGTAGTTGTTGCTTTGTCGCAAATTTGTGGAGACACAAGTTCTTGAATAGATGTGATAGcatctttcagttttttcctttgaaaatgcttaaatttctCAACACTTTCGTTCTTTAGGTTTGTTGGTTCTATTTGATAAGAATTCGTGGTTTTTcttcgtgagatggaaatcattacggataGGTTCTACTCAGACCTTTTGAGTTCGTCAACTCCTGCGTCAACCTCGATCATTTTCACTGTTGACGTCCAACCACCGATCCTCTTACGGAATTGCGTGTTGCGATCaagaaatcatgaaatctACCAGAGCCCTCggacttgattttacatcagcagactttctttcTAGTGGtgatccacttcatgtaatttaGGCGATGCACATGACctattcagaaagaaagggtCCCAGATCAGTGCAAGCGAACCGtttttatccataagaaaggtgaaagAGGACGGACTTTTAAAACTATCGTCCGGTGCTTGTTGAACTTATACAAAGTGTTCACCAATATCATCCTCATGCGCACATCTGGAGTTCCGGATTTCGCAAACTCGAAGCAGATTCAGAGCGAGAATGgggaaaagtgcaaaaaccAGTCGTTGCTGGTAGATATAATAGCGAGTCATTGTGTAATATTAAGATTAATTCTATAGCCATTTAGGTTTTATCATTAACAATGCTTAAAGACCGTGaacgatcttttttttggaaatgttaaAACGTGGTACTAACCCGAGCTAGCAAGATGCCGTAAAAGCCGACTCTGGCGTCAATTACATCCTTATTCAATTCCTGTTTGCAGTTTTCTTCATCGGAACGGTCACTTTGAACCAAGTCGTCTTGTTGTTGAATCTTATAAAGCGTATCTAAACTTCAATGACATCTGGTTATTAACGCAAGAAGCTACCATCATTTCGTCTTCCATTTCCGCTGCATGTTTGTCAAGGCATCCTCTAACTTGCGTTTCCACTACATGCCAATTTGCCCCAATGAGGTACAGTTTACGGTTGTGCTGCATTACATGTAGAGCTTCCCTGATCTGAATTATCTGAATGGATGTCATAAGCATTGTTCGTAGGAACAAGCACTATATACAAAAAGCTTCTAGTATAACCTTAACATTCAGGAACCGACACAAACGAACGCACGTATCCTTCACATATTTGGACCGTTTAGTAGTGCCTTCTTTTGTAGCCAAATTCGAAAATGTCATACCCTAAGAAGAATAGCTACTAAATTAAGTAGTAGTAAGTAGTATAAAGTATTTTTGCTTTGCAATTTTCCTTTTAGGCTACACAACCTCAGAAAACCGATCTAGCCGTACAGAATGATGTGCCTCTTTGTACTTCGggataaaagtaaaaaattaactGGGAAACGGTGAGTAGCTTGCTTTAGAAGGGTCCACAATCTTCACTCTTATAATGCATATCATTCGAAACTAGGAAAGCTTGTGCGGAATTTAAAAGAGCTTGTCTTGTTTACAGCCAATAGCGAATGCGTCGCGAGGCATAGCTGTGAACAGGctttcttctcgaaaatctATTAAAGTAGCcttagaaaatgtaaaaagcgagattttctttgttaacGTTCCACCAATCTAGAAATGAACTTTGATGAGACCACTTCGGAAGAGAGAGTTTGCACAAGAGAGGGTTCTCCAAGCAACATGCCACATTTCTGTCACATTGTTCGGGAAGCATCCAAACGTGTAAGAACTAAAGGTCCGGAATTATAACTAGTTTAAAACTATATATTTACCTGGAAGACAAGACATATGAAAGTAGTAGAACATGTAAGCAgcaagattttctttgttaacGTTCCACCAATCTAGAAATGAATTGAGGCTACTTCAGATGCAGAAGTTGCTCTTGTACAAGTCTCTAGGAAAGATTTCTAAGAAACTCCATTGCAGAAATAAAAGGACAAGTTGTATCGTTTCTTACTCAAGTTATTAATTAGTTAGTTCTACTCAAGTTCCAGGTATACGCACAAGATGCAAATAATGAATGTTAAAGTATGTTTACTGATGATCGAGTATTCTCAACTAACCCTATGACGCAGTTCCATAGCCAGAATGAGACCCAGTGCTCCACGAAGGCCTGCGTAGGCAAGAATTATGAAATCCCTTCTTGGAGGTAGCGACCGCGAAGATAGCAAACCATGGTACTGCAACGAACtccaaatttgcaattttACCCATGTGTCAGTTCTTGAACCttgtagaacaaaaaaatcgatgcTATCCTAGCAACGAGAGGTATGGGCGCCAATAGCATTCCTTCTATCAGCGTTATAAGGTCTTCAATTTCGATCTCCAGGTAATCAGTGTCTCGAAGCTGTAAGATCGAGCAGTTTCGCTTCCAAATGATTCTAAAGAGCCCGAGGGATACCTGTCTGCCGGCGTTGTGTGTAAACATCTCGTTTCCAACACAAAACccagcaaaaatgaaaatgacattGTTGGCCCAATACCCCATAGCAGCCCACAGCTCCAAAGCCATCTGTGATGTTTCTGGAGCAAACATTTCCctaaagtgaaagaaaacactTGCATGATTATTGAGACGTGTTTTGTCCGTTAAAATATCTCATAGTACCTATATGAGCTTAGCATAATTCCGAACACGACTAGACCGAGTGCAGGAGAACCTGAGCATTTTTCGCACAGATTGAACACACCGTATACAGACACCAAAATGAAAGCCTAAGTTCTGATGCTACTCCGCTGCAACATTTCGGATTTTCGAGGGAGTTATAAAGAACCTgtctcttcttattttctcgtAGCTTGGAGATGATCCATGCTACAATCTTTGCACCAATCACGCCAAAGAGTGGTGACGCGACTACGTTcataaataacgaaaaaaactgttgCGGTAGGTCGATTTTCTTCAGCACTCCTATCTCCACCTGCAAAAGCAcactttgcaatttttcggTTGTTCCACATACAGCAAGTGGAAAACATTGTTCTTTCTCTCCCAAAGTATTTCGACTTGTATCGCTCCAAAACTTTGGCACAAATCAATCTCCAACGATTCCATAGATTATTCTTGGACAACAATTCAAGAACAAATTTGCACCAACGAGGCTGCTGTCTACTACAAAGGATTGTAATCGATTACATTGCAATAGAGTTACTGAGTCTGACCATGAAAAACTTATACTACGAGACACAGGGTGCGCATACAGTTTTGATTGCCGTCTGCTGGTCGTAGCCCTACTTTCGCCAAACACAATCAGGTAACCACAAGGAACCCACGAGCTGTACAACCTGTATAGTTATCTGCCGCAAGACTCCCACACATTCCTAAAAGCTCCTGTCGTCCAGCGCATCCCCAAATTCCATAAACTGAATGGTCGACTGTTTGGGGAAGCATGGAATGTTTGGCAACaatcattcgtttcgtcacgctgaattGCCGAGCACTGTAGAGTGAACTCTAACAAACCGTCTAGTCTGGACTTCGAAGATATCTGTGTGCCGTTTGTTGCGCTACATGAAACACAAGTTAGAGACCGGCCTGTCATCAATATCGGAGACTACATTAACCACTGCGATGCcgatgaaaacaaaataggAGGGCGATGGCTGTGAGGAACGAATACAACAACATAGggagaagagaatttttggCTCAGCGTTGTCTTGATGCTCCCTTCTTTGATTACAGGACCGCAGAGGAAGTAAATTCCGGATCCTAAGTGCTTATACATCTACGCAAACCACTGAGTACAACAATAAGGTCGCCTTCTATGACAAACGAAATGTGGTGTTTAAAATACATAGCAAGCAGGAGGTCATTGtcggaaatgaaataaatgcgaagatgggagtTGAACAATATtacgatgtgctaggaaacgGTATTGTCCAGCGGAGCACACGTCGggcaacggtgaccgtcttgTCGACTTATCTGAACAGACGGGGCTCATCATCGCTTTCACGTTTAAAagaaatcatcgacgccatcagctctcGTAGCAGGAACCACTCGCCTAATGGCAGAAGAGCAGCGCATGCGGAaaatgaggactcttaaacttcagcttgACTACGTTCTAACGagaaacattcctcagtcagatagaGCTGGAGCTGTTTCAACTCTGGCCGCGGtacagttcttctcagctttaagATAAGAAACCAGAAGAGAAACCGAGAAGTTCCAACCGGAAATCGACgaggcaggtctgaaagataaggaatgcagaacaaaatttcgcCACCGTGAGTCCATTCGTGTTggacggaccaggaagaagcttagcaatgcgaattccttcacaaagtgcatccaggacacTGCAAGAGAAatgctcccggttctattaccgcggaagaagtttgcctttgcatctgcggaaacaaaatccgcGTACAACTCTGTAGGCGCCGCCCGCAGCATTAGTAATTTCAGCCAGGAtaagcgtctgagaaggaagtAGTGTCCTCGGCTGCAAAAAGACTGCGAAAACGATGTCAAGAtcgaagaagtttgaaaaggtGTGGGAGGATAGGAACCAACGGAAAGCCTATgttttactaaaacagtacaGAGGCAAAATGAAATGTCctccagtcctcaacactgccattGGAGCGGCTGTCGGTGATGTtgcccttccaatttggaagaatcACTCCAAAACCTTGCTGAATCGAAAAGCGCTGTCAGTTTCTGAACTCGAGCATGTTGATGGACATATGCGATTAACGAGGAACTACCGACGGAGTCGAAAGTTCTGGAGTGCACccagaagatgaaaaatggaaaatctggcgacGACGACGGGATCagtgcagaaatgctgaaaaatcttcctcatGTCAACACTTCTGCGCGAATCCCGCTGTCGCCGccagattttcaatttttatagcGAAGGTCATCAGTTTAATATGGATGGATAAAAAGATACCGATTCCTGTAGACGCGCCATCATAATCTccttccacaagaagttatacATCACCAACGAAACATACGAAAAGAGCTGTTAACATGCTGTTAAAATTTCTATCGTAGCTAGCTGTAGCCAActgactacgtctacgccctgataagtACAACCAGATTGGGTCTTCTCGAAACGTAGAacaggaatcagggtggacgtgCAATCTATTCAGCTCGTGCATGAGTTCTGGTATCTGAGCTgcatgctgaagaacaacgccaactacgagaaagaaattcagcaaagatgcactAAGACCATCtctgcattcaactccttgGCGATATGTCTGTGCTTGATCACCACCAACGAGGTCAAGCTGCAAGCACCTATCCGCGAATCGCCCTACGGTGACGTTCGAGTCGAAGTCTTAGGGAGCTCCGTTTACgatgatggagaggcttgattgcagaGGGAGCTGCCTCGACGGTtgtttggctacttttggcctagagTGTCGCGATGAAGATCTTCACGCGGAAGTTGATTTCGCGCACCGGCGGATAACATGAGGATGGTATCAATAACTTGTAGCGCCATCAAGTGGCCTCAGAAGGTTGCCTTCGCTTCTTCGGACACATACTGAAGAGGCCAGCAGATCGCCTCTTTGAAGGAGTTGTGAGGTGTTCGCTGGAAAagaccacctgaaatcggaagttctggactaaGCTGATGAGAAAAGACCTAGAGACACTTGGCGCAGTTCAGGCAGGACTCAAGGTTTTGCAGGATAAGGATTAGCGAGGAAAGGATTGATTCTGTACACACAACAGCTGAAGAatgagaaggttgggcagagctttGCTTAATAGCGAGAGACCTCAACAATTAACCATGACTTTGGTAATGTAACAGTCACTGTTAAGCCTGTTAAATTTGTTACAATCATTGTCAAGCATTCTCAGTCATTGTTTGAGACTCAGAAAACGTAACACAGAGAGGAAAAATATCATTCACcttgaaaatatcaaatagAAAACGATAGGTAGTCAGGGCTAGTCCATCATTTAACAAAGATTCGCCTTCAATAAGAATCCTCAATCGATAAGGTGCGCCATACTGTTCCAAAATTGCAACAACTGCCACCGGGTCAGTCGCCACAATTATAGCAACAAACAAGAAGACCTTAGAGAACGTAAAACCTTTCTAAAATAAAGCGCTACACTTCCAGGGATGATAGTGACTCACTGCAGaaatgttgaatttttgcGTTTGAATTACCATTGGTAGCATAAAAGCGGTTGCCACAAAGAGCGTTATGAAGTAAGCGACAACAGTCAGGCAGACAATAAGACGAAGTTTTGCGAAGAACATATGTGAGTTGATCTTGAACGATGATTCGAACAACAATGGCGGCAACATCACCTAAATAATTCAATTTAGGCTTCACCCACTTTAGGCCGAGACTTAATCTTAATAACGGACCATCATAAGCGTTTGTGGGTCCATAGTGGTCCATGAATACCTTTCAGTAAGATCTATAGCAATGTCCGCTGGGAGGAACTTGTTCATCATTATACTGCAAATTATTTTGAGAATTGAACCTGTTGAAAATGAACATGTATGAGTATTGCGCTTGCTAGAGCTTGACTGTAGAAATGCAGAGAAACTATTTATTAGAACCAAAGTTTCCTTTGACCTGACGTCGCCGTGCCTTTGTTTGTAGACTCTGTGCTATTTTATAATCGTTTCTCCTATCTGTTATCACAGCAGGAcatgaagaaattcaaatcaCTAGAAACCATTCCCTGTGACCTTCCAAAAAGCTTTCAGCAGTGAATGACGGCTTCTATGGAAAGGTGGCTATGAGTGTTTTCTTGGTACTCTGAGCAACAACGGGAAGCCTTAGTGCTTTGACTATagtcttccttcttcttcgacTGCTGCGCTCTATCTTCTTATTATTCTCTTCAAAGCCATGTCGACTGAGCCGAACTTTTCAGGAATGGATATAGTAATATATCCGACCATAAATCAATCGAACAATTACTGCCATCTCGTTAGAAAAAACACAGAACAACGAGTTCTCAGAAACCAATTATTTGACTTCCCCCTGATTTAGTTAACATTCGAAAGTGATCAATCCATGGCGGTTTGTGGCTTCTTTCGCGCACTGGTGATC is part of the Necator americanus strain Aroian chromosome V, whole genome shotgun sequence genome and encodes:
- a CDS encoding hypothetical protein (NECATOR_CHRV.G19695.T2), translated to MSFLGIPDSVLQFLIALFTSIMMNKFLPADIAIDLTERYSWTTMDPQTLMMVMLPPLLFESSFKINSHMFFAKLRLIVCLTVVAYFITLFVATAFMLPMVIQTQKFNISAVFLFVAIIVATDPVAVVAILEQYGAPYRLRILIEGESLLNDGLALTTYRFLFDIFKVEIGVLKKIDLPQQFFSLFMNVVASPLFGVIGAKIVAWIISKLRENKKRQAFILVSVYGVFNLCEKCSGSPALGLVVFGIMLSSYREMFAPETSQMALELWAAMGYWANNVIFIFAGFCVGNEMFTHNAGRQLRDTDYLEIEIEDLITLIEGMLLAPIPLVARIASIFLFYKYHGLLSSRSLPPRRDFIILAYAGLRGALGLILAMELRHRIGGTLTKKILLLTCSTTFICLVFQGMTFSNLATKEGTTKRSKYVKDTCVRLCRFLNVKIIQIREALHVMQHNRKLYLIGANWHVVETQVRGCLDKHAAEMEDEMMIQQQDDLVQSDRSDEENCKQELNKDVIDARVGFYGILLARVHDAWARGALSGSTAHVIITILEHGIDEGRITADDIEHHLGIIELNCFDRMMCKLSEFLFNWICHDTWLNKFAEIGDHPLLSIEKSNVVTYVTRRTFERWWIFHTGLMCIYTILLAYVNYDEVSDVTRAVIYMLCSVTWIMNVLQTIYVFHKDDVRWRQKYDEFKLSGGKRPHRTFIDRLTSKEFVPNIFLCVLNTTSFILSIIILHEGYCITGKDFHSVQCQCLRHSAFVMMLLATLYKLTRMTPLFVVVLREHCIEMMLLRARIRLAIFHYLNYLMTETKISPDLFSEAAYKTARKEVTVFNQVIEGLMRLELKENPSKIDVVPVMKTRQAIRMMSYEMQEILNVLKTEGFMPADSEEKWGEVVTELRVSADGILWTPKLAFLDWLECIKWIGSLRESSRQKVVEILNNALCSSPVSTRTL
- a CDS encoding hypothetical protein (NECATOR_CHRV.G19695.T3) translates to MSFLGIPDSVLQFLIALFTSIMMNKFLPADIAIDLTERYSWTTMDPQTLMMVMLPPLLFESSFKINSHMFFAKLRLIVCLTVVAYFITLFVATAFMLPMVIQTQKFNISAVFLFVAIIVATDPVAVVAILEQYGAPYRLRILIEGESLLNDGLALTTYRFLFDIFKVEIGVLKKIDLPQQFFSLFMNVVASPLFGVIGAKIVAWIISKLRENKKRQAFILVSVYGVFNLCEKCSGSPALGLVVFGIMLSSYREMFAPETSQMALELWAAMGYWANNVIFIFAGFCVGNEMFTHNAGRQLRDTDYLEIEIEDLITLIEGMLLAPIPLVARIASIFLFYKYHGLLSSRSLPPRRDFIILAYAGLRGALGLILAMELRHRIGGTLTKKILLLTCSTTFICLVFQGMTFSNLATKEGTTKRSKYVKDTCVRLCRFLNVKIREALHVMQHNRKLYLIGANWHVVETQVRGCLDKHAAEMEDEMMIQQQDDLVQSDRSDEENCKQELNKDVIDARVGFYGILLARVHDAWARGALSGSTAHVIITILEHGIDEGRITADDIEHHLGIIELNCFDRMMCKLSEFLFNWICHDTWLNKFAEIGDHPLLSIEKSNVVTYVTRRTFERWWIFHTGLMCIYTILLAYVNYDEVSDVTRAVIYMLCSVTWIMNVLQTIYVFHKDDVRWRQKYDEFKLSGGKRPHRTFIDRLTSKEFVPNIFLCVLNTTSFILSIIILHEGYCITGKDFHSVQCQCLRHSAFVMMLLATLYKLTRMTPLFVVVLREHCIEMMLLRARIRLAIFHYLNYLMTETKISPDLFSEAAYKTARKEVTVFNQVIEGLMRLELKENPSKIDVVPVMKTRQAIRMMSYEMQEILNVLKTEGFMPADSEEKWGEVVTELRVSADGILWTPKLAFLDWLECIKWIGSLRESSRQKVVEILNNALCSSPVSTRTL
- a CDS encoding hypothetical protein (NECATOR_CHRV.G19695.T4); its protein translation is MSFLGIPDSVLQFLIALFTSIMMNKFLPADIAIDLTERYSWTTMDPQTLMMVMLPPLLFESSFKINSHMFFAKLRLIVCLTVVAYFITLFVATAFMLPMVIQTQKFNISAVFLFVAIIVATDPVAVVAILEQYGAPYRLRILIEGESLLNDGLALTTYRFLFDIFKVEIGVLKKIDLPQQFFSLFMNVVASPLFGVIGAKIVAWIISKLRENKKRQAFILVSVYGVFNLCEKCSGSPALGLVVFGIMLSSYREMFAPETSQMALELWAAMGYWANNVIFIFAGFCVGNEMFTHNAGRQLRDTDYLEIEIEDLITLIEGMLLAPIPLVARIASIFLFYKYHGLLSSRSLPPRRDFIILAYAGLRGALGLILAMELRHRIGGTLTKKILLLTCSTTFICLVFQGMTFSNLATKEGTTKRSKYVKDTCVRLCRFLNVKIREALHVMQHNRKLYLIGANWHVVETQVRGCLDKHAAEMEDEMMIQQQDDLVQSDRSDEENCKQELNKDVIDARVGFYGILLARVHDAWARGALSGSTAHVIITILEHGIDEGRITADDIEHHLGIIELNCFDRMMCKLSEFLFNWICHDTWLNKFAEIGDHPLLSIEKSNVVTYVTRRTFERLAMSQEP
- a CDS encoding hypothetical protein (NECATOR_CHRV.G19695.T1), yielding MNESEFDVFVFPALALMVGLILDEVNKRMSFLGIPDSVLQFLIALFTSIMMNKFLPADIAIDLTERYSWTTMDPQTLMMVMLPPLLFESSFKINSHMFFAKLRLIVCLTVVAYFITLFVATAFMLPMVIQTQKFNISAVFLFVAIIVATDPVAVVAILEQYGAPYRLRILIEGESLLNDGLALTTYRFLFDIFKVEIGVLKKIDLPQQFFSLFMNVVASPLFGVIGAKIVAWIISKLRENKKRQAFILVSVYGVFNLCEKCSGSPALGLVVFGIMLSSYREMFAPETSQMALELWAAMGYWANNVIFIFAGFCVGNEMFTHNAGRQLRDTDYLEIEIEDLITLIEGMLLAPIPLVARIASIFLFYKYHGLLSSRSLPPRRDFIILAYAGLRGALGLILAMELRHRIGGTLTKKILLLTCSTTFICLVFQGMTFSNLATKEGTTKRSKYVKDTCVRLCRFLNVKIREALHVMQHNRKLYLIGANWHVVETQVRGCLDKHAAEMEDEMMIQQQDDLVQSDRSDEENCKQELNKDVIDARVGFYGILLARVHDAWARGALSGSTAHVIITILEHGIDEGRITADDIEHHLGIIELNCFDRMMCKLSEFLFNWICHDTWLNKFAEIGDHPLLSIEKSNVVTYVTRRTFERWWIFHTGLMCIYTILLAYVNYDEVSDVTRAVIYMLCSVTWIMNVLQTIYVFHKDDVRWRQKYDEFKLSGGKRPHRTFIDRLTSKEFVPNIFLCVLNTTSFILSIIILHEGYCITGKDFHSVQCQCLRHSAFVMMLLATLYKLTRMTPLFVVVLREHCIEMMLLRARIRLAIFHYLNYLMTETKISPDLFSEAAYKTARKEVTVFNQVIEGLMRLELKENPSKIDVVPVMKTRQAIRMMSYEMQEILNVLKT